Within Paenibacillus sp. RUD330, the genomic segment CAACAAACATGGGAGCGATTTTTGAACAATGAACTTCCAAATTCTTGACGCTCCCAAACGTCTAAAGTATGATAGGAATTGCTTGGTTCGACACGGAATGTCTGGCGGACAAGGCATCCGATATGGTTGCAAAGGGGGTTGAACAGATGAGTACTCACGAAAATCAAGAATCCGCACACGCTCCCGTGAAGCGCAAGGAAATGTCGAGAAGGCAGTTTTTGGCTTACACCCTCGGAGGAGCCAGCGCATTCATGGCCGGCGGCGCCGTCCTGCCCATGATCCGGTTCGCCGTTGATCCGCTGCTGGAGAAACGCTCCGCAGGCAGCTTCGTCAAGGTCGTGGAAGAGAGCAAAGTGAAGGTCGGCGAGCCGACGGAGTTCAAGTTCAAAATCCATCAGGTCGACGGGTGGTATGTAAGCGATCCCGAGCAGGCCGCGTGGATCATGAAGGACGACAACGGCAAGATTTTCGCGCTTTCTCCGATCTGCAAGCACTTGGGCTGCACGATCGGCTGGAACACCGAGAAAAACAACGAATATGTGTGCCCATGCCACG encodes:
- a CDS encoding ubiquinol-cytochrome c reductase iron-sulfur subunit → MSTHENQESAHAPVKRKEMSRRQFLAYTLGGASAFMAGGAVLPMIRFAVDPLLEKRSAGSFVKVVEESKVKVGEPTEFKFKIHQVDGWYVSDPEQAAWIMKDDNGKIFALSPICKHLGCTIGWNTEKNNEYVCPCHGAHYTVDGKNLSVAPAPLDEYQIKIENGFVYLGDIVPNTRV